One Campylobacter pinnipediorum subsp. caledonicus genomic window carries:
- the secA gene encoding preprotein translocase subunit SecA, which produces MIGAVFKAIFGTKNDREIKKYLKRLKGINELEKVYKDISDEELKAVFAKLKELVLSGKKTEDDVLNDVFAIVRESSKRVLNMRHFDVQLIGGMVLHEGRIAEMKTGEGKTLVATLPVVLNAMSGKGVHVVTVNDYLAKRDATQMGELYTFLGLSVDVVLSGVYDDEVRKRAYDSDITYGTNSEFGFDYLRDNMKFSMSDKVQRKHNFVIVDEVDSILIDEARTPLIISGSTNRTLDGYIKANEVAKKLIRGEAADPNVPNSKPTGDFVADEKNRTILITEEGINKAEKLFGVGNLYDLENAILSHHLDQALKAHNLFEKDVHYVVRDNEVIIVDEFTGRLSEGRRFSEGLHQALEAKEGVKIQEESQTLADTTYQNYFRMYNKLAGMTGTAQTEATEFSQIYKLDVISIPTNVPVARIDKNDLIYKTQDEKFKAVIDEIKKANEKGQPVLVGTASIERSELLHSMLAKTGIAHSVLNAKNHEKEAEIIASAGVKGAVTIATNMAGRGVDIRIDDEVRALGGLYIIGTERHESRRIDNQLRGRAGRQGDPGVSRFYLSLEDNLLRIFGSDRIKAIMDRLGIEEGESIESKMVTRAVENAQKKVESLHFESRKHLLEYDDVANEQRKTIYKYRDELLDKEFDMSDKIDQNRREYAILMLENVDILAGGLKEDFDLTKLCAFILSDCGENIGEEELKGLDYDELVDKIVQILTDRYNAKMSVVDEAQKVDIQKMIFLQVLDDAWREHLYQMDMLKTGIGLRGYNQKDPLTEYKKESYNLFVELVSRLKTESVKILQLLRLRENKEQENNVDSMKSSMQKKQDELITENNAQNTPVREKKITRNSPCHCGSGKKYKECCGKSGPKKGWLA; this is translated from the coding sequence ATGATTGGTGCTGTATTTAAAGCAATTTTTGGAACAAAGAACGACCGAGAAATTAAAAAATATTTAAAAAGATTAAAAGGCATAAATGAGCTTGAAAAAGTTTATAAAGATATATCTGATGAAGAGTTAAAAGCAGTATTTGCAAAATTAAAAGAGCTTGTGCTAAGTGGTAAAAAAACCGAGGATGATGTTTTAAATGATGTTTTTGCTATTGTTAGAGAAAGTAGCAAAAGGGTTTTAAATATGCGTCATTTTGATGTTCAGCTTATAGGTGGTATGGTACTTCATGAGGGCAGGATAGCTGAAATGAAAACAGGTGAGGGTAAGACTTTGGTTGCCACTTTACCTGTTGTTTTAAATGCTATGAGCGGAAAAGGCGTTCACGTAGTTACTGTAAATGATTATCTTGCAAAGCGTGATGCAACTCAAATGGGAGAGCTTTATACCTTTTTAGGACTTAGTGTAGATGTTGTGCTTAGTGGTGTTTATGATGATGAGGTGCGAAAAAGGGCTTATGATTCAGATATAACTTACGGAACAAACTCTGAGTTCGGATTTGATTATTTGCGTGACAATATGAAATTTTCAATGAGCGATAAGGTGCAAAGAAAACATAACTTTGTTATAGTTGATGAGGTTGACAGTATCTTGATAGATGAAGCAAGAACCCCACTTATAATCTCAGGTTCTACAAATAGAACACTTGATGGTTATATAAAAGCAAATGAAGTAGCTAAAAAGTTAATTCGTGGTGAGGCTGCTGATCCAAATGTGCCAAACTCAAAACCTACTGGTGATTTTGTTGCTGATGAAAAAAATAGAACTATTTTAATCACCGAAGAAGGTATAAATAAAGCTGAGAAATTATTTGGCGTTGGCAACCTATATGACCTTGAAAATGCGATTTTAAGCCATCATCTAGATCAAGCTTTGAAGGCGCATAATCTTTTTGAAAAAGATGTTCATTATGTTGTGCGTGATAATGAGGTTATTATAGTTGATGAATTTACGGGAAGACTTAGCGAGGGTAGAAGATTTAGCGAAGGGCTTCATCAGGCACTAGAAGCGAAAGAGGGCGTAAAGATACAAGAAGAGAGTCAGACACTAGCCGATACAACTTATCAAAATTATTTTAGAATGTATAATAAACTTGCTGGTATGACAGGAACAGCGCAGACAGAGGCTACTGAGTTTTCTCAAATTTATAAATTAGATGTTATCTCTATACCTACAAATGTTCCTGTTGCCAGGATAGACAAAAACGATCTTATTTATAAGACACAAGATGAGAAATTTAAAGCTGTTATTGATGAGATAAAAAAAGCAAACGAAAAAGGACAACCTGTTCTTGTTGGAACAGCTAGTATTGAGCGTAGTGAATTGCTTCATTCTATGCTTGCAAAAACTGGTATAGCGCACTCTGTTTTGAATGCAAAAAATCACGAAAAAGAGGCTGAGATAATCGCTTCAGCTGGTGTAAAAGGTGCTGTTACTATAGCTACAAATATGGCTGGTCGTGGTGTTGATATCCGTATAGATGATGAAGTTAGGGCTTTGGGCGGACTTTATATCATAGGAACAGAAAGACATGAAAGTAGAAGGATAGACAATCAGCTAAGAGGTAGAGCTGGTCGTCAAGGAGATCCTGGTGTTAGTAGATTTTATTTAAGCTTAGAAGATAACTTACTTAGAATTTTTGGTTCTGATAGGATTAAAGCTATCATGGACAGACTCGGTATAGAAGAGGGCGAAAGTATAGAGAGTAAGATGGTTACAAGAGCTGTTGAAAATGCTCAAAAAAAGGTAGAGAGCCTTCATTTTGAATCAAGAAAGCATCTACTTGAATACGATGATGTGGCTAACGAACAAAGAAAAACTATATACAAATATCGCGATGAATTATTGGATAAAGAATTTGATATGAGCGACAAGATAGATCAAAATAGAAGAGAATATGCTATTTTGATGCTTGAAAATGTTGATATTTTGGCTGGTGGCTTAAAAGAAGATTTTGATTTGACTAAATTATGTGCTTTTATTTTAAGTGATTGTGGAGAGAATATCGGTGAAGAAGAGCTTAAGGGGCTTGATTATGATGAATTGGTTGATAAAATAGTTCAAATTTTAACCGATAGATACAATGCTAAGATGAGCGTTGTTGACGAAGCTCAAAAAGTAGATATACAAAAGATGATTTTCTTACAAGTGCTTGATGATGCTTGGAGAGAACACTTATACCAAATGGATATGTTAAAAACAGGTATAGGACTACGTGGATATAACCAAAAAGACCCACTTACTGAATACAAAAAAGAGAGCTATAACCTATTTGTTGAACTTGTTTCAAGACTTAAAACAGAAAGTGTAAAGATACTTCAACTTTTAAGACTTAGAGAGAATAAAGAGCAAGAAAATAATGTTGACAGCATGAAATCATCAATGCAAAAAAAACAAGATGAATTAATAACTGAAAACAATGCTCAAAACACTCCTGTTAGAGAGAAAAAAATCACTAGAAACTCACCTTGCCATTGCGGCAGTGGTAAAAAATATAAAGAGTGTTGCGGTAAAAGTGGTCCTAAAAAAGGCTGGCTTGCTTGA
- the lolA gene encoding LolA-like outer membrane lipoprotein chaperone, whose translation MKQIIALLAIYIYSHASVLDFTTLQSDFTQTLNSNDKKANYSGKFYIKNNNEALWIYKKPNPKKIYFTNSKIIMIEDELEQAIISNFNENINLSEILLNAKKITDSLYEADFQDTKYKITIKENLPFNISYEDKLGNKIDITLSNVVKDKEISQDILTPKIPNGYDIITQ comes from the coding sequence ATGAAACAAATCATAGCTTTATTGGCAATATATATATATTCACACGCTTCGGTTTTAGATTTCACAACATTACAAAGCGATTTTACCCAAACACTAAATAGTAATGATAAAAAAGCAAATTATAGCGGTAAATTTTATATAAAAAACAACAATGAAGCACTTTGGATATATAAAAAACCAAACCCAAAAAAGATATATTTTACCAATTCAAAAATCATAATGATAGAAGATGAGTTAGAACAAGCAATCATATCAAATTTCAATGAAAATATAAATTTAAGCGAAATTTTACTAAATGCAAAAAAAATCACAGACTCGCTTTACGAAGCAGATTTTCAAGATACAAAATACAAAATAACCATAAAAGAAAATCTTCCTTTTAATATAAGCTATGAAGATAAATTGGGCAATAAAATAGACATCACGCTTTCAAATGTTGTAAAAGATAAAGAAATTTCACAAGATATACTAACACCAAAAATACCAAATGGTTATGACATCATAACCCAATAA
- a CDS encoding ATP-dependent DNA helicase → MLEQVLNLLKEHNVFLTGGGGVGKTYLTQAIVDHYNSLSKNVIKLGSTGISAVNIGGVSIHSFFKFGICKDFLELAAYDRRQKQKLKKVYDMLDVADLIVIDEISMVSSELMEMIRFRLDVSKFKGKLLIVGDFYQLPPVQNTKNETQTNLFNFVYAFNSSSWSGFEFKNIELKISKRTQDKEFYNILKKIRVGEIDNYVFEYINSLRVNQYFLDENITMLFGRNKDVNEVNEVMLNRLQTPMQTSLADVKILDESVHEKSVQSWVDALNSPKELQLKIGAKIIFIVNYPFMGYYNGEQGKIIEIKNENGVLSVFVQKENGEILEVQKHIFTYTKFVKDGDNIQQQVLATFEQFPFKLAYALTIHKSQGMSINNLMCDLSHIFTNGQLYVALSRAINPKNLKLFYGKSLNFNSYLKSVVKIDKEVADFYAKTKFEMIEEV, encoded by the coding sequence TTGTTAGAACAAGTTTTAAATTTACTAAAAGAACATAATGTTTTTTTAACTGGTGGCGGTGGAGTAGGCAAGACATATCTTACTCAGGCTATTGTTGATCATTACAATAGCTTATCAAAAAATGTTATCAAGCTGGGTTCTACAGGCATTAGTGCTGTAAATATCGGCGGAGTAAGCATACATAGTTTTTTTAAATTTGGAATTTGTAAAGATTTTTTAGAACTTGCGGCTTATGATAGAAGACAAAAGCAAAAACTAAAAAAAGTTTATGATATGCTTGATGTTGCCGATTTGATAGTGATAGATGAAATTTCAATGGTTAGTTCCGAGCTTATGGAGATGATAAGATTTCGCCTTGATGTTTCAAAATTTAAGGGCAAGTTGCTTATAGTTGGAGATTTTTATCAGCTACCGCCGGTTCAAAATACAAAAAACGAAACCCAGACAAATTTATTTAATTTTGTCTATGCTTTTAATTCAAGTTCTTGGAGTGGTTTTGAGTTTAAAAATATAGAGCTTAAAATTTCAAAAAGAACACAAGATAAGGAATTTTATAATATCTTAAAAAAGATTAGGGTTGGAGAGATAGATAATTATGTTTTTGAGTACATAAACTCACTTCGTGTAAATCAGTATTTTTTAGATGAAAATATTACTATGCTTTTTGGAAGAAATAAAGATGTAAATGAAGTAAATGAAGTAATGTTAAATCGTTTACAAACACCGATGCAAACAAGCCTTGCTGATGTAAAAATTTTAGATGAAAGCGTTCACGAAAAAAGCGTTCAAAGCTGGGTAGATGCCCTAAATAGCCCAAAAGAGCTTCAACTAAAAATTGGAGCAAAGATAATATTTATAGTAAATTACCCATTTATGGGATATTATAACGGTGAACAAGGAAAGATAATAGAGATAAAAAATGAAAATGGAGTTCTTAGTGTTTTTGTGCAAAAAGAAAATGGCGAAATTCTTGAGGTGCAAAAGCATATTTTTACATATACAAAATTTGTAAAAGATGGTGATAATATACAACAACAAGTTTTGGCAACTTTTGAGCAATTTCCATTTAAATTAGCCTATGCCTTAACTATCCACAAATCACAAGGAATGAGTATAAACAATTTAATGTGTGATTTAAGCCATATTTTTACAAATGGTCAGCTTTATGTAGCACTTTCAAGAGCGATAAATCCAAAAAATTTAAAGCTTTTTTATGGAAAAAGTTTAAATTTCAACTCTTATTTAAAAAGTGTCGTTAAAATAGATAAAGAAGTGGCTGATTTTTATGCAAAAACAAAATTTGAAATGATAGAGGAAGTGTGA
- a CDS encoding SH3 domain-containing C40 family peptidase, with product MKNLIFLSFIVIFFISCSTKQESNISVLNLENQNAYTMPKILSNQKIEGGELLEKRFSVFSYTPNKDDIKDAFWAFDIYTPKKNKTYYGSNFKPILPSWFEEQEKNANKDEFLKLSRLAISVTNTAIRNFPTNEPIFYNPNKAGEGYPFDYLQASNISIAKPIFVSHLSLDRAWAMVKDDTVWGWVKINNIKFINDKEATKLQNSKFIILTKDKMPIYDTQNNFLFYGKIGALLPYYKQDDLSFIGEIQTISGIKKYKIPKAFSTKYPAELNDENIQKIASSLLGQPYGWGGLDDLRDCSLFTKDFLGSFGIWLPRNSSAQSKIGTKIELEGLSNEEKLNIIKEKGIPYTTLFYLNGHIMLYIGIKDDKVLALHDAWGIRTKDNGRALIGQIAITPLDIGANLKNVDKKSLLLSKIKSMNIITK from the coding sequence ATGAAAAACTTAATTTTTTTATCTTTTATTGTTATATTTTTTATATCTTGTTCAACCAAACAAGAAAGCAATATAAGCGTGTTAAATCTTGAAAATCAAAATGCCTATACTATGCCAAAAATTTTATCAAATCAAAAGATAGAAGGTGGCGAACTCTTAGAAAAAAGATTTAGTGTATTTTCATACACACCAAATAAAGATGATATAAAAGATGCGTTTTGGGCTTTTGATATATATACTCCTAAAAAAAATAAAACATACTATGGCTCAAACTTCAAACCAATTTTGCCAAGTTGGTTTGAAGAACAAGAAAAAAATGCAAACAAAGATGAGTTTTTAAAATTATCGCGTTTGGCAATCAGCGTAACAAATACAGCTATAAGAAATTTTCCAACAAACGAACCAATTTTTTACAACCCTAACAAAGCTGGCGAGGGGTATCCGTTTGATTATTTACAAGCTTCAAACATAAGCATAGCAAAGCCAATATTTGTATCACATCTATCGCTCGATAGGGCTTGGGCGATGGTAAAAGATGACACCGTTTGGGGCTGGGTTAAGATAAATAATATAAAGTTTATAAACGATAAAGAAGCAACAAAACTTCAAAACTCAAAATTTATCATACTCACAAAAGATAAAATGCCTATTTATGACACCCAAAACAATTTTTTATTTTATGGTAAGATTGGGGCTTTGTTGCCCTATTATAAACAAGATGATTTAAGCTTTATAGGTGAAATACAAACTATTTCTGGTATCAAAAAATACAAAATTCCAAAAGCTTTTTCTACAAAATACCCAGCTGAATTAAACGATGAAAATATACAAAAAATAGCAAGTTCTCTTTTAGGACAACCTTATGGCTGGGGTGGCTTGGATGATCTTAGGGATTGTTCTTTGTTTACAAAAGATTTTTTAGGAAGCTTTGGAATTTGGCTACCTAGAAACTCATCAGCACAATCAAAAATAGGAACAAAAATAGAGCTTGAAGGGCTAAGCAACGAAGAAAAACTAAACATCATAAAAGAAAAAGGCATTCCTTATACAACCTTGTTTTATCTAAACGGACATATAATGCTTTATATAGGAATAAAAGATGATAAAGTTCTTGCTTTGCACGATGCTTGGGGCATAAGAACAAAAGACAATGGTCGTGCATTAATTGGTCAAATAGCGATAACACCTTTGGATATAGGAGCAAATCTAAAAAATGTTGATAAAAAAAGCCTGCTTTTGTCAAAAATAAAATCAATGAATATCATAACAAAATAG
- a CDS encoding DNA-processing protein DprA: MDFIDKQELPEALNRLKNPPKKLFYVGDKSLLKLPKIAIVGSRKASVYTKNCVLQLASVLKNHGICVVSGGALGVDILAHVGAMPNTIGVFANGLNTIYPKTNEKTIREIYKHGLALSEYEPDSLPVAYKFIQRNRIVVSLCDAVVIAQADIKSGSMQSAKMAYELGIPVYVLAQRYNESDGTNYLLANLKARLIGDFNEFATSFSGINYTQEATTDEFLEFCKNGISLQYALDKFGDIVYEYELNGLIKIENLRVTVI; this comes from the coding sequence ATGGATTTTATAGATAAACAAGAATTGCCAGAGGCATTAAACAGACTTAAAAATCCACCTAAAAAGCTATTTTATGTAGGAGATAAATCTTTACTCAAACTTCCAAAAATAGCTATAGTTGGGTCAAGAAAGGCCAGTGTTTATACTAAAAATTGTGTTTTGCAACTAGCTAGTGTGCTTAAAAATCATGGCATTTGTGTTGTTAGTGGTGGGGCTTTGGGAGTTGATATTTTAGCTCATGTTGGTGCTATGCCAAATACAATCGGAGTCTTTGCAAATGGTCTTAATACAATCTATCCAAAAACAAACGAAAAAACTATAAGAGAAATTTATAAGCACGGTTTGGCTTTGAGTGAGTATGAACCTGACTCTTTACCAGTAGCGTATAAATTTATACAAAGAAATAGGATAGTAGTCTCTTTGTGCGATGCTGTTGTGATAGCTCAAGCTGATATAAAAAGTGGCTCTATGCAAAGCGCAAAGATGGCATACGAACTTGGAATTCCTGTCTATGTTTTAGCTCAAAGATACAATGAAAGCGATGGCACAAACTATCTTTTGGCTAATTTAAAAGCAAGATTGATAGGTGATTTTAATGAATTTGCCACTAGTTTTAGCGGTATAAACTACACACAAGAAGCAACCACGGATGAGTTTTTGGAGTTTTGCAAGAATGGCATAAGTTTGCAATATGCTTTGGATAAATTTGGTGATATTGTATACGAATACGAGCTTAATGGGCTTATAAAAATAGAAAATTTAAGAGTTACTGTTATCTAA
- a CDS encoding divergent polysaccharide deacetylase family protein, with the protein MAKLKKTDNKPKKRRPRAKKAKKGRFVLWLFVILAIISASSYLFFKNYDFDIKKKQEHIQKTEVNHKKNIDKKIPKENIAKKSHKDTKAKTKTVVKFDKDENLSKLFLDTNTKDETYFLRQLDKDKKERTDTKKENTNINYSVFSDKNITVISQEKKIQNNDSKRVTRENNKTTDKNIAIKKIETKVIKNKNTKIKKPKLAIVIDDVANRHHVDMIRSVGIKMTPSFFPKTKHHLDTPKLAKEFEFYMIHLPMQAQHFSSPEINTLNVQDSEKLIDKKIKDIRADFPNAKFMNNHTGSKFTSDFSAMEKAYKAFIKYDFIFIDSKTISTTKVKKVAKKYKKPYISRDVFLDDKDNKASINEEIKNAINTAKQKGYAIAIGHPRKNTIEVLKQNRSYILDNVELVYVKDLYGFYR; encoded by the coding sequence TTGGCTAAGTTAAAAAAAACAGACAATAAACCAAAAAAAAGGCGTCCAAGGGCTAAAAAAGCCAAAAAAGGACGCTTTGTTTTATGGTTATTTGTTATTTTAGCAATCATATCGGCATCTTCTTACTTGTTTTTTAAAAATTACGATTTTGATATCAAAAAAAAGCAAGAGCATATTCAAAAAACAGAAGTTAATCATAAAAAAAATATAGATAAAAAAATACCAAAAGAAAATATTGCCAAAAAATCACATAAAGACACAAAAGCTAAAACAAAAACAGTAGTTAAATTTGATAAAGATGAGAATTTAAGTAAGCTTTTTTTGGATACAAATACAAAGGATGAAACCTACTTTTTAAGACAGCTAGATAAAGATAAAAAAGAAAGAACTGATACAAAAAAAGAAAATACAAATATAAATTATAGTGTTTTCTCTGACAAGAATATAACCGTTATATCACAAGAGAAAAAAATCCAAAACAACGATAGTAAAAGGGTAACAAGGGAAAATAATAAAACAACAGATAAAAATATAGCCATCAAAAAAATAGAAACCAAGGTCATAAAAAATAAAAATACAAAGATAAAAAAGCCAAAACTAGCCATCGTTATAGATGATGTTGCAAATAGACATCATGTTGATATGATTCGTTCTGTTGGTATTAAAATGACGCCTTCGTTTTTTCCAAAGACAAAACACCATTTAGATACTCCAAAATTAGCAAAAGAATTTGAGTTTTATATGATACATTTGCCTATGCAAGCACAGCATTTTTCAAGCCCTGAGATAAATACACTAAATGTGCAAGACAGTGAAAAGCTTATTGATAAAAAGATAAAAGACATAAGAGCTGATTTTCCTAATGCAAAGTTTATGAATAATCATACTGGAAGTAAATTTACAAGCGATTTTAGCGCAATGGAGAAAGCATATAAGGCTTTTATAAAATATGATTTTATATTTATTGATAGTAAAACAATATCCACCACCAAGGTAAAAAAAGTAGCAAAAAAATATAAAAAACCGTATATATCAAGAGATGTATTTTTGGATGATAAAGACAATAAAGCTAGCATAAATGAAGAGATAAAAAATGCTATAAATACAGCAAAGCAAAAAGGTTACGCGATAGCTATCGGACATCCTAGAAAAAATACAATAGAAGTTTTAAAGCAAAATCGTTCTTATATCTTGGATAATGTAGAGCTTGTTTATGTGAAAGATCTTTATGGATTTTATAGATAA
- the ilvC gene encoding ketol-acid reductoisomerase produces the protein MAITVYYDKDCDLNLIKSRKVAVIGFGSQGHAHAENLRDSGVNVVIGLAKGGKSWAKAEAKNFEVKTVAEATKDADVIMILAPDELQAQIYKEEIEPNLKDGAAIAFGHGFNVHFGQINAPKNIDVIMIAPKAPGHTVRSEFIKGGGIPDLIAVEQNASGKAKEIALSYASAIGGGRTGIIETTFKDETETDLFGEQAVLCGGLCALVNAGFETLVEAGYEPEMAYFECLHELKLIVDLMYQGGMDDMRYSISNTAEYGDYVSGQRVITDESKKAMKGILKDIQTGKFAKDFILEKAAGYTRMNAERAIDERSLLNQTGKKLRAMMPWISAGKLIDKDKN, from the coding sequence ATGGCTATAACTGTTTATTATGATAAAGACTGTGATTTAAATCTTATAAAAAGTAGAAAAGTTGCTGTTATCGGCTTTGGTTCACAAGGACATGCGCATGCTGAAAACCTTAGAGATAGCGGAGTAAATGTTGTTATTGGTCTTGCAAAAGGTGGAAAAAGTTGGGCTAAAGCGGAAGCTAAAAATTTTGAAGTAAAAACAGTTGCTGAAGCCACAAAAGATGCCGATGTAATTATGATATTAGCACCTGATGAGCTTCAAGCTCAGATATATAAAGAAGAAATAGAGCCAAATCTAAAAGATGGTGCTGCTATAGCTTTTGGACACGGGTTTAATGTTCATTTTGGACAGATAAATGCACCTAAAAATATAGATGTTATTATGATAGCTCCTAAGGCACCAGGACATACTGTAAGAAGTGAATTTATTAAAGGTGGTGGTATTCCTGATCTAATCGCTGTTGAACAAAACGCTAGCGGTAAAGCAAAAGAGATTGCTTTAAGCTATGCGAGTGCTATAGGTGGCGGAAGAACTGGTATTATAGAAACTACATTTAAAGATGAAACAGAGACTGATTTATTTGGCGAACAAGCTGTTTTATGTGGCGGTTTATGTGCTTTAGTAAATGCTGGATTTGAAACTTTAGTTGAGGCTGGATATGAGCCTGAAATGGCTTATTTTGAGTGTTTGCATGAGTTAAAACTAATAGTTGATTTGATGTATCAAGGTGGTATGGATGATATGAGATATTCTATTTCAAATACAGCTGAATATGGTGATTATGTTAGCGGACAACGCGTTATAACTGATGAAAGTAAAAAGGCTATGAAAGGTATTTTAAAAGATATCCAAACTGGTAAATTTGCTAAAGATTTTATCCTTGAAAAAGCAGCTGGATATACAAGGATGAATGCCGAGCGTGCTATTGATGAGAGATCTTTACTAAATCAAACCGGCAAAAAACTTAGAGCTATGATGCCTTGGATAAGTGCCGGAAAACTTATAGATAAAGACAAAAACTAA
- a CDS encoding HDOD domain-containing protein, which yields MNDSIFLKIKSLPPLDDSVVQIQQICSNENSSMNDLTKVIEKDPMLTANILHSANSPLYGFSKEITTISRAISLFGMATIRGFALSSSIKKSFSINLDPYMITTHDFLNISVMQNALMYNWYSKIKPKDLEILSPASFMMEIGKIVLSKEIIENSLDADFKEKLKEAKHPTDLIILENSFLKITNEEVTAKIFEQWNLENELVGAILHSNDPDSAPKYLRDYARALKVVKTAINIFNQIDDISIQNTLPLLDEYELNHDTFLMAVAKVKDNL from the coding sequence ATGAATGATTCTATCTTTTTAAAAATAAAAAGCCTACCACCACTAGATGACAGCGTAGTGCAAATACAGCAGATATGTTCTAATGAAAATAGTTCAATGAACGATTTAACAAAGGTTATAGAAAAAGACCCTATGCTTACCGCGAACATACTTCACTCAGCGAACTCACCACTTTATGGTTTTAGTAAAGAGATAACAACAATTTCTCGTGCCATATCTTTGTTTGGAATGGCTACAATTCGTGGTTTTGCACTTTCTAGCTCAATAAAAAAGAGTTTTTCTATCAATTTAGATCCATATATGATAACAACTCATGATTTTTTAAATATATCTGTAATGCAAAATGCATTAATGTATAATTGGTACTCAAAAATAAAACCAAAAGATCTAGAAATACTCTCTCCGGCATCATTTATGATGGAAATAGGAAAGATAGTTTTATCAAAAGAAATTATAGAAAATTCTCTTGATGCGGATTTTAAAGAAAAACTAAAAGAAGCTAAGCATCCTACGGATTTAATAATTTTAGAAAATAGCTTTTTAAAAATAACAAACGAAGAGGTAACGGCTAAAATTTTTGAACAATGGAATCTGGAAAATGAATTAGTTGGAGCAATACTTCACTCAAACGATCCAGATAGTGCTCCAAAATATCTAAGGGATTATGCAAGAGCGCTAAAAGTAGTTAAAACAGCTATAAATATCTTTAATCAAATAGATGATATAAGCATACAAAACACTCTTCCTTTACTTGATGAATATGAGCTTAATCACGATACATTTTTAATGGCTGTAGCAAAAGTAAAAGATAATCTTTGA